A genomic segment from Phragmites australis chromosome 6, lpPhrAust1.1, whole genome shotgun sequence encodes:
- the LOC133922094 gene encoding uncharacterized protein LOC133922094 isoform X2, producing MACCRALALQLLPAPAPFRASAPPRARVSIPRRRAPSVRCCAAGGLGEPPQDAVLKAISQIASSRGRVVQSTNVIMGGTVTDDATDEWLVLDKKVNSYPTVRGFTAIGTGGDDFVQSMVVAVESVLQERIPEGQISQKVSSKGKYVSVKIGPIRVVSSEQVQAVYNAMKKDERMKFFL from the exons ATGGCGTGCTGCAGGGCCCTCGCGCTCCAGCTCCTCCCCGCACCCGCTCCCTTCCGCGCTTCCGCCCCCCCGCGGGCCCGGGTTAGCATCCCCCGTCGCCGCGCTCCCTCCGTCCGATGCTGCGCCGCTGGCGGCCTGGGGGAGCCGCCGCAGGACGCCGTGCTCAAAGCCATCTCTC AGATAGCAAGCTCCAGGGGAAGGGTTGTACAATCAACAAATGTTATCATGGGTGGTACTGTAACAGATGATGCAACAGACGAATGGCTTGTTCTTGATAAAAAG GTAAATTCATATCCTACAGTTAGAGGTTTTACAGCAATTGGTACTGGAGGTGATGATTTTGTCCAGTCAATGGTTGTTGCTGTGGAATCAGTTCTTCAAGAACGAATTCCTGAG GGCCAAATATCCCAGAAAGTGTCTTCAAAGGGGAAGTACGTTTCAGTCAAAATTGGACCTATTCGTGTGGTTTCCAGCGAGCAA GTCCAAGCGGTGTACAATGCCATGAAGAAAGATGAGCGGATGAAATTCTTTTTGTGA
- the LOC133922094 gene encoding uncharacterized protein LOC133922094 isoform X1, whose protein sequence is MACCRALALQLLPAPAPFRASAPPRARVSIPRRRAPSVRCCAAGGLGEPPQDAVLKAISLEIASSRGRVVQSTNVIMGGTVTDDATDEWLVLDKKVNSYPTVRGFTAIGTGGDDFVQSMVVAVESVLQERIPEGQISQKVSSKGKYVSVKIGPIRVVSSEQVQAVYNAMKKDERMKFFL, encoded by the exons ATGGCGTGCTGCAGGGCCCTCGCGCTCCAGCTCCTCCCCGCACCCGCTCCCTTCCGCGCTTCCGCCCCCCCGCGGGCCCGGGTTAGCATCCCCCGTCGCCGCGCTCCCTCCGTCCGATGCTGCGCCGCTGGCGGCCTGGGGGAGCCGCCGCAGGACGCCGTGCTCAAAGCCATCTCTC TAGAGATAGCAAGCTCCAGGGGAAGGGTTGTACAATCAACAAATGTTATCATGGGTGGTACTGTAACAGATGATGCAACAGACGAATGGCTTGTTCTTGATAAAAAG GTAAATTCATATCCTACAGTTAGAGGTTTTACAGCAATTGGTACTGGAGGTGATGATTTTGTCCAGTCAATGGTTGTTGCTGTGGAATCAGTTCTTCAAGAACGAATTCCTGAG GGCCAAATATCCCAGAAAGTGTCTTCAAAGGGGAAGTACGTTTCAGTCAAAATTGGACCTATTCGTGTGGTTTCCAGCGAGCAA GTCCAAGCGGTGTACAATGCCATGAAGAAAGATGAGCGGATGAAATTCTTTTTGTGA